Genomic segment of Bacillota bacterium:
GGCCATGACCAGTTCCCCGATGAGCCGGGAAGGCACCTCGACCTCTCCCTGCCCCCGCACTGCCCGCTCGACGCGATCGACCAGTTCCTCTATCCGCACGGCGGGGATGGGCCGCTTTTCGCACGCCTTCATGACGCCTGCCAGGACCTTCTGCCGCGAGAACGGCTCCCGCCGCCCGTCCTTCTTGACAACCATCAGGGGTAGCTCCTCGAGCCGCTCGTAGGTGGTGAACCGCCGGCCGCACGCGGGGCATTCCCGGCGCCGGCGCACGGCGGTACCCTCCTCCGTGAGGCGCGAATCGATGACCCGCGTATCCGGCTGGGAGCAGAAAGGACACCTCAAGACGCGCTTGTCGCCCCGTGCCTCATCTTACCACAGGGCTTAGGCTGGGGAATCACTTCCAGGCCGTGGGGTGATGCTGCCCGGCTGGTCCACCAGGATTACGTCGATGCCAATCTTGACGATATCCTGCCAGGGGATCTCGATGTCGCGTTCTCTGGATCGAAACCACCCGGGCCGGCCGCTCGCGGGCAGGATGAGGGATCGAATGCGTCCTGATTCCACGTCGACGTCCAGGTCGTAGAGGTTGCCCAGCCGCCGCCCGTCGGCCATGTTGATGACGTCTTTCGCCCGCAGATCCGACGCCCGCACCTTCACCCCGGCTCCCCCTGAACGCTCGAGCGGTGCAGGGTCTTCTACCACGTTCCATTCCTATGGGCGCAAGACGGAGTGGACGTCCTGGCGGGGCGGGAAATCGGGGTACCTAGAACCAGTGCCAGGGGAGAAGCCACGCCCACCATGGCCTGGGCCCGGCTTTCCCGTTCGAGGCGGGCGGCGCGGCGGGGCCCGTGCCAGGGCCGGCTGCTGCGCCGCCCGCCTGGGCAGGGGCTGCGTGCGCGCTGGGAAGGTCGGCCTCGTCAGGCGGCTCGACCGGGCAGAGGGACGGGAACACCACGCACCACCAGTTGCGGCCCCTCCCGC
This window contains:
- the nrdR gene encoding transcriptional regulator NrdR, which translates into the protein MRCPFCSQPDTRVIDSRLTEEGTAVRRRRECPACGRRFTTYERLEELPLMVVKKDGRREPFSRQKVLAGVMKACEKRPIPAVRIEELVDRVERAVRGQGEVEVPSRLIGELVMAELRRLDPVAYVRFASVYREFKDVTGFVAEVEQLLGKRRPAEGPEGR
- a CDS encoding YlmC/YmxH family sporulation protein, with protein sequence MKVRASDLRAKDVINMADGRRLGNLYDLDVDVESGRIRSLILPASGRPGWFRSRERDIEIPWQDIVKIGIDVILVDQPGSITPRPGSDSPA